One region of Oncorhynchus nerka isolate Pitt River linkage group LG22, Oner_Uvic_2.0, whole genome shotgun sequence genomic DNA includes:
- the LOC115104651 gene encoding myb/SANT-like DNA-binding domain-containing protein 2 isoform X2: MAAPSNADHSPEISTPLKIPKTEVPSPESEDLSDSNQYHSNPSTPNRFSPLNVGLSISGSAGRSGSACASNSFTACRGMSWTPSETNALIAVWGNERLTEARMQQLEVAGTVFSGKAPGPAMYERVSRALAELGYERTPSQCRERMKTLRRCYSRVKEHGVGKRKSSYSIEQLEKVFGQGGWDSQMCAPVLINSSGLYQEMESDGSAMEDFSQEDWCNQVLASAFQEGEMETEETQPPKNARVLQLRPEPSEQVQKQEVMLNVVRILESVQVKWEHFQTWTDFSRLHLSNKLAIFGVGYNTRWREDIRYHYAEISSQVPLGKRLREYFNPEKAEGRVIMTKVQKMNWKNVYYKFLDITISEARCLELHMEVDWIPIAQARVKGCSNGTSKYLLPGGIPKTYGLYAIGYEDVVAELHYTGEDEAPASPLQHQDTDQSLPLSGSSGSGGPGSESVVRPGGRAGEGERTGAKVTYCYLGIAEERTLQQCLFQHFQSSGKHYSRREISAVTCFLQGNCSGTGQQTREEGLSLGPEHSAIYIKFIEVELDFLSAGSLLECLEIAVGYSLKYNNKEAL; this comes from the exons ATGGCGGCGCCCAGTAACGCTGATCATTCTCCAGAGATATCGACGCCTTTAAAGATACCGAAAACAGAAGTGCCATCACCAGAATCAGAAGATTTGAGCGACAGCAACCAATATCATTCCAATCCCTCCACACCTAATCGATTCTCGCCTCTCAACGTAGGTTTGTCGATTTCTGGGAGCGCAGGCCGAAGTGGATCGGCCTGTGCATCAAATAGCTTCACCGCTTGCCGAGGGATGTCGTGGACCCCATCAGAAACAAACGCCCTTATTGCGGTATGGGGgaatgaaagactgacagaggcACGAATGCAACAACTGGAGGTTGCAGGCACCGTTTTCTCTGGAAAGGCTCCTGGTCCCGCAATGTACGAGCGGGTCTCACGAGCCCTAGCAGAGCTCGGCTACGAAAGGACCCCATCCCAATGCAGGGAAAGGATGAAG ACGCTGCGACGGTGCTATAGCCGAGTGAAGGAGCACGGTGTCGGCAAGAGGAAGAGCAGCTACTCCATCGAGCAGCTGGAAAAGGTGTTTGGCCAGGGAGGCTGGGACTCCCAGATGTGTGCCCCCGTCCTCATCAACAGCAGTGGCCTGTACCAGGAGATGGAGTCTGACGGCAGCGCCATGGAGGATTTCTCCCAGGAAGACTGGTGCAACCAGGTGCTGGCCTCGGCCTtccaggagggagagatggaaactG AGGAAACACAGCCACCAAAGAATGCCAGAGTCCTGCAGCTGCGACCTGAGCCTTCGGAGCAAGTCCA GAAACAGGAAGTGATGCTGAACGTGGTGCGTATCCTGGAGTCGGTGCAGGTGAAGTGGGAGCACTTTCAGACGTGGACCGACTTCTCCCGGCTACACCTTTCCAACAAGCTGGCCATTTTTGGCGTGGGCTACAACACGCGCTGGCGTGAGGACATCCGCTACCACTACGCAGAGATCAGCTCCCAGGTGCCCCTTGGCAAGCGGCTGCGCGAGTACTTCAACCCAGAGAAGGCAGAGGGCCGTGTCATCATGACCAAAGTACAGAAGATGAACTGGAAGAACGTGTATTATAAGTTCCTGGACATCACCATTAGCGAAGCACGCTGCCTGGAACTGCACATGGAGGTGGACTGGATCCCCATAGCCCAGGCCAGGGTGAAGGGCTGTAGCAACGGGACCTCCAAGTATCTCCTACCGGGGGGTATCCCCAAGACTTACGGCCTGTACGCCATAGGCTACGAGGACGTGGTGGCGGAGTTGCACTACACAGGGGAGGATGAGGCTCCAGCCTCTCCACTGCAACACCAAGACACTGACCAGAGCTTGCCTCTCTCTGGGTCGTCGGGCTCCGGCGGGCCCGGGTCCGAGAGTGTGGTGAGGCCGGGGGGACGagcgggggagggggagaggactgGGGCCAAAGTGACCTACTGCTACCTGGGCATCGCAGAGGAGAGGACCTTACAGCAGTGTCTGTTCCAGCACTTTCAGAGCTCAGGCAAGCACTACAGCCGCAGGGAGATCTCGGCCGTAACATGCTTCCTCCAGGGGAATTGCAGCGGCACCGGCCAGCAGACCAGGGAAGAGGGCCTCTCCTTGGGCCCTGAACATTCGGCCATATACATTAAATTTATTGAGGTGGAGCTAGATTTCCTCTCTGCTGGCTCACTGTTGGAATGTCTAGAAATTGCAGTTGGTTACTCTTTAAAGTACAACAACAAAGAGGCGTTGTAA
- the LOC115104651 gene encoding myb/SANT-like DNA-binding domain-containing protein 2 isoform X1 — MAAPSNADHSPEISTPLKIPKTEVPSPESEDLSDSNQYHSNPSTPNRFSPLNVGLSISGSAGRSGSACASNSFTACRGMSWTPSETNALIAVWGNERLTEARMQQLEVAGTVFSGKAPGPAMYERVSRALAELGYERTPSQCRERMKVMGDRTLRRCYSRVKEHGVGKRKSSYSIEQLEKVFGQGGWDSQMCAPVLINSSGLYQEMESDGSAMEDFSQEDWCNQVLASAFQEGEMETEETQPPKNARVLQLRPEPSEQVQKQEVMLNVVRILESVQVKWEHFQTWTDFSRLHLSNKLAIFGVGYNTRWREDIRYHYAEISSQVPLGKRLREYFNPEKAEGRVIMTKVQKMNWKNVYYKFLDITISEARCLELHMEVDWIPIAQARVKGCSNGTSKYLLPGGIPKTYGLYAIGYEDVVAELHYTGEDEAPASPLQHQDTDQSLPLSGSSGSGGPGSESVVRPGGRAGEGERTGAKVTYCYLGIAEERTLQQCLFQHFQSSGKHYSRREISAVTCFLQGNCSGTGQQTREEGLSLGPEHSAIYIKFIEVELDFLSAGSLLECLEIAVGYSLKYNNKEAL; from the exons ATGGCGGCGCCCAGTAACGCTGATCATTCTCCAGAGATATCGACGCCTTTAAAGATACCGAAAACAGAAGTGCCATCACCAGAATCAGAAGATTTGAGCGACAGCAACCAATATCATTCCAATCCCTCCACACCTAATCGATTCTCGCCTCTCAACGTAGGTTTGTCGATTTCTGGGAGCGCAGGCCGAAGTGGATCGGCCTGTGCATCAAATAGCTTCACCGCTTGCCGAGGGATGTCGTGGACCCCATCAGAAACAAACGCCCTTATTGCGGTATGGGGgaatgaaagactgacagaggcACGAATGCAACAACTGGAGGTTGCAGGCACCGTTTTCTCTGGAAAGGCTCCTGGTCCCGCAATGTACGAGCGGGTCTCACGAGCCCTAGCAGAGCTCGGCTACGAAAGGACCCCATCCCAATGCAGGGAAAGGATGAAGGTAATGGGGGACAGA ACGCTGCGACGGTGCTATAGCCGAGTGAAGGAGCACGGTGTCGGCAAGAGGAAGAGCAGCTACTCCATCGAGCAGCTGGAAAAGGTGTTTGGCCAGGGAGGCTGGGACTCCCAGATGTGTGCCCCCGTCCTCATCAACAGCAGTGGCCTGTACCAGGAGATGGAGTCTGACGGCAGCGCCATGGAGGATTTCTCCCAGGAAGACTGGTGCAACCAGGTGCTGGCCTCGGCCTtccaggagggagagatggaaactG AGGAAACACAGCCACCAAAGAATGCCAGAGTCCTGCAGCTGCGACCTGAGCCTTCGGAGCAAGTCCA GAAACAGGAAGTGATGCTGAACGTGGTGCGTATCCTGGAGTCGGTGCAGGTGAAGTGGGAGCACTTTCAGACGTGGACCGACTTCTCCCGGCTACACCTTTCCAACAAGCTGGCCATTTTTGGCGTGGGCTACAACACGCGCTGGCGTGAGGACATCCGCTACCACTACGCAGAGATCAGCTCCCAGGTGCCCCTTGGCAAGCGGCTGCGCGAGTACTTCAACCCAGAGAAGGCAGAGGGCCGTGTCATCATGACCAAAGTACAGAAGATGAACTGGAAGAACGTGTATTATAAGTTCCTGGACATCACCATTAGCGAAGCACGCTGCCTGGAACTGCACATGGAGGTGGACTGGATCCCCATAGCCCAGGCCAGGGTGAAGGGCTGTAGCAACGGGACCTCCAAGTATCTCCTACCGGGGGGTATCCCCAAGACTTACGGCCTGTACGCCATAGGCTACGAGGACGTGGTGGCGGAGTTGCACTACACAGGGGAGGATGAGGCTCCAGCCTCTCCACTGCAACACCAAGACACTGACCAGAGCTTGCCTCTCTCTGGGTCGTCGGGCTCCGGCGGGCCCGGGTCCGAGAGTGTGGTGAGGCCGGGGGGACGagcgggggagggggagaggactgGGGCCAAAGTGACCTACTGCTACCTGGGCATCGCAGAGGAGAGGACCTTACAGCAGTGTCTGTTCCAGCACTTTCAGAGCTCAGGCAAGCACTACAGCCGCAGGGAGATCTCGGCCGTAACATGCTTCCTCCAGGGGAATTGCAGCGGCACCGGCCAGCAGACCAGGGAAGAGGGCCTCTCCTTGGGCCCTGAACATTCGGCCATATACATTAAATTTATTGAGGTGGAGCTAGATTTCCTCTCTGCTGGCTCACTGTTGGAATGTCTAGAAATTGCAGTTGGTTACTCTTTAAAGTACAACAACAAAGAGGCGTTGTAA